The following are from one region of the Sphingomonas oryzagri genome:
- a CDS encoding phosphoadenylyl-sulfate reductase, producing MASAPVRKVDMIDTTPLFTQADVDALNARFAGVPTQEMLRELLTGELAGRLAAVSSFGAESAVLLHMIAEIDRDVPVVFTNTQKMFGETLAYRDELSERLGFTDLRVYRPDPRILAQKDATGLRWSYDPDGCCEIRKVEPLQRALAPFDAWISGRKGFQASTRTAIPLFELDTKHPGGAKLKLNPLAGWSKDDLNAYFEAHKLPRHPLEAQGYLSIGCSPCTSVVQPGEDPRAGRWRGWDKVECGIHTPADGADQPSF from the coding sequence ATGGCTAGTGCACCCGTTCGTAAGGTCGACATGATCGACACCACCCCGCTCTTCACCCAGGCCGACGTGGACGCGCTCAACGCGCGCTTCGCGGGCGTGCCGACGCAGGAGATGCTGCGCGAACTGCTGACCGGGGAACTCGCCGGCCGCCTCGCCGCCGTCTCCTCCTTCGGTGCCGAATCCGCCGTGCTGCTGCACATGATCGCCGAGATCGATCGAGACGTGCCGGTGGTCTTCACCAACACGCAGAAGATGTTCGGCGAGACGCTCGCCTATCGCGACGAGCTTTCCGAGCGGCTGGGCTTCACCGATCTGCGCGTCTATCGCCCCGATCCGCGCATTCTCGCCCAGAAGGATGCGACCGGCCTGCGCTGGTCCTACGATCCGGACGGTTGCTGCGAGATCCGCAAGGTCGAGCCGCTGCAGCGCGCTCTGGCGCCCTTCGATGCGTGGATTTCGGGCCGCAAGGGCTTCCAGGCCTCGACCCGCACGGCGATCCCGCTGTTCGAGCTGGATACCAAGCATCCGGGCGGCGCCAAACTGAAGCTCAACCCGCTCGCCGGCTGGTCGAAGGACGATCTCAACGCCTATTTCGAGGCGCACAAGCTGCCCCGGCATCCGCTGGAAGCGCAAGGCTACCTCTCGATCGGCTGCTCGCCCTGCACCAGCGTCGTGCAGCCCGGCGAAGATCCGCGCGCGGGCCGCTGGCGCGGCTGGGACAAGGTGGAATGCGGCATCCACACACCGGCGGATGGGGCGGATCAGCCGAGCTTCTGA
- a CDS encoding putative quinol monooxygenase, translating to MPLKIVAFLTPKPGSETALRQAVAAVVAGSRAETGNLRYDAWHDAAAGRIVIDELYVDHAAIDAHREAAHYKAFRAAVADLLAAPPEVSVLNEIEVA from the coding sequence ATGCCGCTGAAGATCGTCGCCTTTCTCACACCAAAGCCGGGCAGCGAGACCGCGCTGCGGCAGGCGGTGGCGGCGGTCGTCGCCGGCAGCCGCGCCGAGACCGGCAATCTGCGCTACGACGCATGGCATGATGCGGCGGCCGGCCGGATCGTCATCGACGAACTCTACGTGGATCATGCGGCGATCGACGCGCATCGGGAAGCCGCGCACTATAAGGCGTTCCGGGCCGCAGTGGCCGACCTGCTCGCCGCGCCGCCGGAGGTGAGCGTGCTGAACGAAATCGAGGTCGCGTAA
- the leuD gene encoding 3-isopropylmalate dehydratase small subunit: protein MRAIGTIEGKAYPLGRANIDTDIIIPAHWLKTITREGLGKGAFETIRAEPGNVFDDERFAGAPILIAGENYGCGSSREHAAWAMADLGIRAVIAPSFSDIHSGNAFKNGILTVVLPQEQIDRLLEVAQELPISIDLENQTVTTPYQDRFRFEIDPFRKDCLLKGLDEIGITLELDDAIAAHEMKAHVDTPWVEGAAKAA, encoded by the coding sequence ATGCGCGCCATCGGCACCATCGAGGGCAAGGCCTATCCGCTCGGCCGCGCCAATATCGACACCGACATCATCATCCCCGCCCACTGGCTCAAGACGATCACGCGCGAGGGCCTCGGCAAGGGCGCTTTCGAGACGATCCGCGCAGAGCCGGGCAACGTGTTCGACGACGAACGCTTCGCCGGTGCGCCCATCCTGATCGCGGGCGAGAATTACGGCTGCGGTTCCTCCCGCGAGCACGCCGCATGGGCGATGGCCGATCTCGGCATCCGTGCGGTGATCGCGCCGAGCTTCTCGGACATCCACTCGGGCAACGCGTTCAAGAACGGCATCCTGACGGTGGTGCTTCCGCAGGAGCAGATCGATCGCCTGCTGGAAGTGGCGCAGGAGCTGCCGATCAGCATCGATCTTGAGAACCAGACGGTGACGACGCCCTATCAGGATCGCTTCCGTTTCGAGATCGATCCGTTCCGCAAGGATTGCCTGCTGAAAGGCCTCGACGAGATCGGCATCACGCTGGAACTGGACGACGCCATCGCCGCGCACGAGATGAAGGCGCACGTGGATACGCCGTGGGTGGAAGGGGCTGCCAAAGCGGCGTGA
- a CDS encoding UPF0262 family protein, whose translation MAADPRIIDVSLDERTVLKRNADIEQERKVALFDLLHENHFKPLRATTDSYEGPYKVGLRVEEGRLAIDINRADDTHIETIGLGMMRFRRAIKDYFAICDSYYQAVRQHSPQQIETIDMARRGVHNEAAELLQERLDGKIELDFDTARRLFTLICVLHIRG comes from the coding sequence ATGGCCGCCGACCCGCGCATCATCGATGTCTCGCTCGACGAGCGCACCGTGCTCAAGCGCAACGCCGATATCGAGCAGGAGCGCAAGGTCGCGCTGTTCGACCTGTTGCACGAGAACCATTTCAAGCCGCTGCGCGCGACGACCGACAGCTATGAAGGCCCCTACAAGGTCGGGTTGCGTGTCGAGGAAGGGCGGCTGGCGATCGACATCAATCGCGCCGACGATACGCATATCGAGACGATCGGCCTCGGCATGATGCGCTTCCGCCGGGCGATCAAAGACTATTTCGCAATCTGCGACAGCTATTATCAGGCGGTGCGCCAGCATTCCCCCCAGCAGATCGAGACCATCGACATGGCTAGGCGGGGCGTCCACAACGAAGCGGCCGAACTGCTGCAGGAGCGGCTGGACGGCAAGATCGAGCTCGATTTCGACACCGCGCGGCGCCTGTTCACCCTCATCTGCGTGCTGCACATTCGGGGATAA
- a CDS encoding enoyl-CoA hydratase, which yields MSDGVEVIETGGVIELHLDRADKKNALTAVMYRTLTAALAEASTRADVDAVLIAGKGDAFCAGNDLKDFLAGPEGGAAAFEFIQAIARFDKPIVAAVQGLAVGVGTTMLFHCDLVYAAPDARFIMPFVNLGICPEAGSSLLAPAVMGYAKAAQMLLLGDPMDAEGADKAGLVSAIVPGDNLLDHARVKAAALAAKPPQALAYTRRLMKGDPAALEARMAEEARLFQETMQSAEAKEAFTAFFEKRAPVFRREGVA from the coding sequence ATGAGCGACGGCGTGGAGGTGATCGAGACGGGTGGGGTGATCGAGCTGCACCTCGATCGTGCGGACAAGAAGAACGCGCTGACCGCCGTCATGTATCGCACGCTCACCGCCGCGCTGGCCGAAGCCTCGACGCGTGCGGATGTCGATGCGGTGCTGATCGCGGGCAAGGGCGACGCCTTCTGTGCAGGCAACGACCTCAAGGATTTCCTCGCCGGGCCGGAGGGCGGTGCCGCGGCGTTCGAGTTCATCCAGGCGATCGCCCGCTTCGACAAGCCGATCGTCGCGGCGGTGCAGGGGCTAGCCGTCGGCGTCGGCACGACGATGCTGTTCCACTGCGACCTCGTCTATGCGGCGCCGGATGCGCGATTCATCATGCCCTTCGTCAATCTCGGCATCTGTCCGGAAGCCGGCTCCAGCCTGCTCGCGCCGGCGGTGATGGGCTATGCCAAGGCGGCGCAGATGCTGCTGCTGGGCGATCCGATGGATGCCGAAGGCGCCGACAAGGCCGGTCTGGTCAGCGCGATCGTGCCGGGTGACAATCTGCTCGATCATGCCCGCGTGAAGGCCGCCGCGCTCGCGGCCAAGCCGCCGCAGGCGCTGGCCTATACCCGGCGGTTGATGAAGGGGGATCCCGCCGCGCTGGAGGCGCGTATGGCGGAGGAAGCGCGGCTCTTTCAGGAGACGATGCAGTCCGCCGAGGCGAAAGAGGCCTTCACCGCCTTCTTCGAAAAGCGCGCGCCGGTTTTCCGTCGCGAAGGAGTTGCCTGA
- the leuC gene encoding 3-isopropylmalate dehydratase large subunit: MATESSPRTLYEKIWDAHVVQQRDDGTALLYIDRHLVHEVTSPQAFDGLRANDRKVRRPDLTLAVADHNIQTTARVDAAGKRLPVEDPQSAQQLAALVKNTRAFGVEYIEDLAPEQGIVHVVGPEQGFTLPGTTVVCGDSHTASHGALGALAFGIGTSEVEHVLATQTLLLKRSKSLEVRVDGPLGPGVTPKDVALAIVAALGAGGGAGYVAEYTGSVFREMSIEGRLTVCNMSIEAGARAGLVAPDDATFAYLKDKPRAPKGADWDKAVAWWRSLATDAGAVYDKVVTIDAATIVPLVTWGTSPDDSVPITGTVPDPASFTDPSRRAAAEKSLAYMGLTPGQRMQDVTVDRIFIGSCTNSRIEDLRAAAAIAKGRHIAGTIKQALVVPGSGLVKRQAEAEGLDRIFIEAGFEWREPGCSMCLAMNPDKVPAGERCASTSNRNFVGRQGPGARTHLLSPAMAAAAAVTGKLTDVRDIGVREIA, encoded by the coding sequence ATGGCAACCGAGTCCTCCCCCCGCACCCTGTACGAAAAGATATGGGACGCACACGTCGTCCAGCAGCGCGACGACGGCACCGCGCTTCTCTATATCGACCGTCACCTCGTCCACGAGGTGACCAGCCCGCAGGCGTTCGACGGCCTTCGCGCCAACGATCGCAAGGTGCGGCGCCCCGATCTCACGCTCGCTGTGGCGGACCACAATATCCAGACGACCGCGCGCGTCGATGCGGCGGGCAAGCGCCTGCCTGTCGAGGATCCGCAGTCGGCGCAGCAGCTTGCCGCGCTGGTGAAGAACACGCGCGCGTTCGGCGTCGAATATATCGAGGATCTGGCGCCCGAGCAGGGCATCGTCCACGTCGTCGGGCCGGAGCAGGGCTTCACTTTGCCCGGAACCACCGTGGTGTGCGGCGACAGCCATACCGCCAGCCATGGCGCGCTCGGTGCGCTGGCCTTCGGCATCGGAACGTCGGAGGTCGAGCATGTGCTCGCCACGCAGACCTTGCTGCTCAAGCGCTCGAAGTCGCTGGAGGTACGCGTCGATGGTCCTCTGGGTCCGGGCGTGACGCCGAAGGACGTGGCGCTCGCCATCGTCGCGGCGCTGGGGGCCGGCGGCGGCGCGGGCTACGTCGCCGAATATACCGGCTCCGTCTTCCGCGAGATGTCGATCGAGGGACGGCTGACCGTCTGCAACATGTCGATCGAGGCGGGTGCGCGCGCCGGTCTGGTCGCGCCCGACGACGCTACCTTCGCCTACCTGAAGGACAAGCCGCGCGCACCGAAGGGCGCCGACTGGGACAAGGCAGTCGCCTGGTGGCGCAGCCTCGCCACCGATGCCGGCGCGGTCTACGACAAGGTGGTCACGATCGACGCCGCGACGATCGTACCATTGGTCACCTGGGGCACCAGCCCGGACGACAGCGTGCCGATCACCGGCACCGTGCCTGATCCGGCCAGCTTCACCGATCCGTCGCGCCGCGCGGCGGCCGAGAAGAGCCTCGCCTACATGGGCCTCACGCCGGGCCAGCGGATGCAGGACGTCACGGTGGATCGCATCTTCATCGGCAGCTGCACCAACAGCCGTATCGAGGATCTGCGCGCCGCCGCCGCGATCGCCAAGGGGCGCCACATCGCCGGCACCATCAAGCAGGCGCTGGTCGTCCCCGGCTCGGGCCTCGTGAAACGCCAGGCCGAGGCCGAGGGCCTCGACCGCATCTTCATCGAGGCTGGCTTCGAGTGGCGCGAGCCGGGCTGCTCGATGTGCCTCGCCATGAACCCGGACAAGGTACCGGCCGGCGAACGCTGCGCCTCCACCTCCAACCGCAACTTCGTCGGCCGCCAGGGGCCGGGCGCGCGCACCCATCTGCTCTCGCCCGCCATGGCCGCCGCCGCCGCCGTCACCGGCAAGCTGACCGACGTAAGAGACATTGGCGTGAGGGAGATCGCCTGA
- a CDS encoding ROK family protein yields the protein MNAPLIAGIELGGTKIVCVLASGPDRVIDEARVPTTTPEETLPAIEAVLDGWRCDHGFDALGLGSFGPIDVDPASPTWGSITSTPKPGWSHVDVARRLRGRYEVPTAFDTDVSGAALAEGRWGGAQGLESFCYITVGTGVGVGVVSSGKPARGLGHVEAGHLRVGRVAGDDWAGACIYHGDCVEGLASGFAVEKRTGRRGETIGGDDPVWPLVAHALAGLCHNLVLTALPQRILIGGSVANHQPQILPMLRARLVESLAGYAQGERIADEIDTFVTSPALSDQAGPLGSIALGMEALA from the coding sequence GTGAACGCCCCGCTGATTGCCGGCATCGAGCTCGGTGGCACCAAGATCGTCTGCGTGCTGGCTAGCGGCCCGGATCGGGTGATCGACGAGGCGCGCGTGCCGACGACGACGCCGGAGGAGACGCTGCCGGCGATCGAGGCGGTGCTCGACGGGTGGAGATGCGACCACGGGTTTGATGCGCTCGGCCTCGGCAGCTTCGGTCCGATCGACGTCGATCCCGCCTCGCCGACCTGGGGATCGATCACCAGCACCCCCAAGCCCGGCTGGAGCCACGTCGATGTCGCCCGCCGGCTGCGCGGGCGCTACGAGGTGCCGACCGCCTTCGATACCGACGTTTCCGGCGCGGCGCTCGCCGAAGGGCGCTGGGGCGGCGCGCAGGGGCTGGAGAGTTTCTGCTATATCACTGTCGGAACGGGCGTCGGCGTGGGCGTCGTTTCCTCGGGCAAGCCGGCGCGCGGCCTTGGCCATGTCGAGGCGGGGCATTTGCGGGTCGGCCGCGTGGCCGGCGATGACTGGGCGGGCGCCTGCATCTACCACGGCGATTGCGTCGAGGGGCTGGCCTCCGGCTTCGCGGTGGAGAAACGCACCGGGCGGCGGGGCGAGACGATCGGCGGCGATGACCCGGTCTGGCCGCTGGTGGCGCACGCGCTGGCCGGGCTGTGCCACAACCTCGTGCTGACCGCGCTGCCGCAGCGCATCCTGATCGGCGGCAGTGTCGCGAACCACCAGCCGCAAATCCTGCCGATGCTGCGCGCCCGCCTGGTGGAGAGCCTGGCCGGTTACGCGCAGGGCGAGCGGATTGCGGATGAGATCGACACGTTCGTCACGTCGCCCGCGCTGAGCGATCAGGCCGGCCCGCTGGGATCGATCGCGCTGGGAATGGAAGCGTTGGCCTAG
- a CDS encoding DUF934 domain-containing protein, translated as MVEGLRYRDDVAHEEPAVTLDAFLDQSNATAVRLESDEDARKLLPFLDRLALIEVAFPAFRDGRGYSAGRILREAGYTGELRAAGDVLVDQILPMRRCGFDAFAPDKPLDPAAVERALGRYSNVYQKAADGRAPAWKLRHG; from the coding sequence ATGGTTGAGGGCCTCCGCTACCGCGACGATGTCGCGCACGAGGAACCGGCCGTCACGCTCGACGCCTTCCTCGATCAGTCCAACGCCACCGCCGTGCGGCTGGAATCGGACGAGGATGCGCGCAAGCTGCTGCCCTTCCTCGATCGCCTTGCCTTGATCGAGGTGGCATTCCCGGCGTTCCGCGACGGGCGCGGGTACAGCGCGGGCCGCATCCTGCGCGAGGCCGGCTACACCGGCGAACTGCGGGCGGCCGGCGACGTGCTGGTCGATCAGATCCTGCCGATGCGCCGTTGCGGCTTCGATGCCTTCGCGCCCGACAAGCCACTCGATCCGGCCGCGGTGGAGCGCGCGCTGGGCCGTTATTCCAACGTCTATCAGAAAGCCGCCGACGGGAGGGCGCCGGCATGGAAACTCCGCCATGGCTAG
- the ilvD gene encoding dihydroxy-acid dehydratase translates to MPAYRSRTTTHGRNMAGARGLWRATGMKDSDFGKPIIAVANSFTQFVPGHVHLKDLGQLVAREIEAAGGVAKEFNTIAVDDGIAMGHGGMLYSLPSRELIADSVEYMVNAHCADAMVCISNCDKITPGMLMAAMRLNIPTVFVSGGPMEAGKVVVKGKEVALDLVDAMVAAADDSYTDEEVKTIERSACPTCGSCSGMFTANSMNCLTEALGLSLPGNGSTLATHADREKLFREAGHLIVDITKRWYEQDDATATPRGIATFAAFENAMSLDIAMGGSTNTVLHLLAAAQEGGVDFTMADIDRLSRRVPCLSKVAPAKSDVHMEDVHRAGGIMAILGELERGGLIDASQPTVHAPTLGHALDRWDIGRTNSEDVRNFYRAAPGGVPTQTAFSQSARWEDLDTDRAGGVIRDIEHAFSKDGGLAVLFGNLAPEGCIVKTAGVDESILTFRGTARVYESQDASVVGILGGEVKEGDVVVIRYEGPKGGPGMQEMLYPTSYLKSKGLGKACALITDGRFSGGTSGLSIGHVSPEAAEGGLIALVETGDPILIDIPNRVIRLDLDDAVIAERHAQMEAKGAKAWKPFGRKREVSPALRAYAAMTTNAAKGAVRDVSQVERG, encoded by the coding sequence ATGCCCGCTTACCGTTCCCGTACCACCACCCATGGCCGCAATATGGCCGGCGCTCGCGGCCTGTGGCGCGCGACGGGAATGAAGGACAGCGATTTCGGCAAGCCGATCATCGCGGTGGCGAACAGCTTCACCCAGTTCGTGCCGGGCCACGTCCACCTGAAGGATCTCGGCCAGCTCGTCGCGCGCGAGATCGAGGCGGCGGGCGGCGTCGCCAAGGAATTCAACACCATCGCGGTGGATGACGGTATCGCCATGGGCCATGGCGGCATGCTCTATTCGCTGCCCAGCCGCGAGCTGATCGCGGACAGCGTCGAATATATGGTCAACGCGCATTGCGCCGATGCGATGGTGTGCATTTCCAACTGCGACAAGATCACGCCGGGCATGCTGATGGCGGCGATGCGGCTCAACATCCCGACGGTGTTCGTGTCGGGCGGCCCGATGGAGGCGGGCAAGGTCGTGGTGAAGGGCAAGGAGGTCGCGCTCGATCTGGTCGATGCGATGGTCGCCGCCGCCGACGACAGCTACACCGACGAGGAAGTGAAGACGATCGAGCGATCGGCCTGCCCGACCTGCGGATCCTGCTCGGGCATGTTCACCGCGAACTCGATGAACTGCCTCACCGAGGCGCTAGGCCTCTCGCTGCCCGGCAACGGATCGACACTCGCCACCCATGCCGATCGCGAGAAGCTGTTCCGCGAGGCGGGGCATCTGATCGTCGATATCACGAAGCGCTGGTACGAGCAGGACGACGCGACGGCCACGCCGCGCGGCATCGCCACCTTCGCCGCGTTCGAGAATGCGATGAGCCTCGACATCGCGATGGGTGGATCGACGAACACGGTGCTCCACCTGCTCGCCGCCGCGCAGGAGGGCGGGGTGGACTTCACCATGGCCGACATCGACCGGCTGAGCCGCCGCGTGCCGTGCCTGAGCAAGGTCGCGCCGGCCAAGAGCGACGTGCATATGGAGGACGTCCACCGCGCCGGCGGGATCATGGCGATCCTCGGCGAGCTGGAGCGCGGCGGGCTGATCGACGCCTCGCAGCCGACCGTCCACGCGCCGACGCTCGGCCATGCGCTCGATCGCTGGGACATCGGCCGCACCAACAGCGAGGACGTCCGCAACTTCTACCGCGCCGCGCCGGGCGGCGTGCCGACGCAGACGGCGTTCAGCCAGTCGGCGCGCTGGGAGGATTTGGATACCGATCGCGCGGGCGGCGTGATCCGCGACATCGAACATGCCTTCTCGAAGGATGGCGGCCTTGCCGTGCTGTTCGGGAACCTTGCGCCCGAGGGGTGCATCGTGAAGACTGCGGGCGTGGATGAGAGCATCCTCACGTTCCGCGGCACCGCGCGCGTCTACGAGAGCCAGGACGCCTCGGTGGTCGGCATTCTCGGCGGCGAGGTGAAGGAGGGCGACGTCGTCGTCATCCGCTACGAGGGGCCGAAAGGCGGGCCGGGGATGCAGGAGATGCTCTACCCGACCAGCTATCTGAAATCGAAGGGGCTCGGGAAGGCCTGCGCGCTGATCACCGACGGGCGCTTCTCGGGTGGCACGTCGGGGCTTTCCATCGGCCACGTCTCGCCGGAAGCGGCCGAAGGCGGGTTGATCGCGTTGGTCGAGACGGGCGATCCGATCCTGATCGACATCCCCAATCGCGTGATCAGGCTCGATCTGGATGATGCGGTAATCGCCGAACGCCACGCGCAAATGGAGGCCAAGGGCGCCAAGGCGTGGAAGCCGTTCGGGCGCAAGCGCGAGGTGTCACCGGCGCTGCGCGCCTATGCGGCGATGACGACCAATGCGGCCAAGGGCGCGGTGCGCGACGTGAGCCAGGTCGAGCGGGGCTAA
- a CDS encoding LacI family DNA-binding transcriptional regulator, protein MARRQATRHSTITDVADAAGVSIKTVSRVFNDEPNVRPLTRDRVLKAAADLDYHPNVAARSLAGRRSFLIGLAYENPSPNYVVDLQRGALERLHGERYRLLVLPFDDASAASGKMQAIARASGLDGMVLAPPLCDDPATVAELEACGLPYARIAPTSGGSHAPDVAMDDREAARAVVDHLVGLGHTRIGVVRGDPSHASAGARLEGYHAGLAAHGLAADPALEVQGAYTFVSGYEAGRALLALPDRPTAIFASNDDMAAGVINAAYEAGVSVPDQLSVVGFDDSNIASVVWPRLTTIHQPIRDMAREATSALLSLIDHEETVPHQMLPFQLVIRGSTGPVPA, encoded by the coding sequence TTGGCCAGACGACAAGCGACACGCCATTCCACGATCACCGACGTCGCCGATGCGGCGGGCGTCTCGATCAAGACCGTCTCGCGCGTGTTCAACGATGAACCCAACGTCCGCCCGTTGACCCGCGACCGCGTGCTCAAGGCCGCGGCGGATCTGGATTATCATCCCAATGTCGCGGCACGCAGCCTGGCCGGGCGGCGATCGTTCCTGATCGGCCTCGCCTACGAAAATCCCAGCCCCAACTATGTCGTCGATCTACAGAGGGGCGCGTTGGAGCGCCTGCACGGCGAGCGTTATCGTCTGCTGGTGCTGCCGTTCGACGATGCCTCCGCCGCGTCGGGCAAGATGCAGGCGATCGCGCGGGCCTCCGGTCTCGATGGCATGGTGCTGGCGCCGCCGCTCTGCGACGATCCCGCGACGGTGGCCGAGCTGGAGGCGTGCGGACTGCCCTATGCCCGCATCGCGCCGACCAGCGGCGGCAGTCACGCGCCCGATGTCGCCATGGACGATCGCGAGGCGGCGCGCGCGGTGGTCGATCACCTCGTCGGCCTTGGCCATACCCGGATCGGGGTGGTTCGCGGTGATCCCAGCCACGCATCGGCGGGTGCGCGACTCGAAGGGTATCACGCCGGTCTCGCGGCACACGGCCTCGCGGCAGACCCGGCGCTGGAGGTGCAGGGCGCCTATACCTTCGTTTCGGGCTATGAGGCGGGCAGGGCGCTGCTCGCGCTCCCCGATCGCCCGACCGCGATCTTCGCGAGCAACGACGACATGGCGGCTGGCGTGATCAACGCCGCCTATGAGGCGGGCGTGTCCGTGCCCGATCAGCTCTCGGTGGTCGGTTTCGACGACAGCAACATCGCCTCGGTGGTCTGGCCGCGCCTCACCACCATCCATCAGCCGATCCGCGACATGGCGCGCGAGGCGACCAGTGCCCTGCTCTCGCTGATCGACCATGAAGAGACGGTGCCCCACCAGATGTTGCCCTTCCAGCTCGTGATCCGCGGATCGACCGGCCCGGTGCCTGCGTGA
- a CDS encoding cytidine deaminase, with amino-acid sequence MEDAAVGVLVEAAREAARHAHAPYSKFAVGAALLMTDGSVVTGTNFENASYGLSLCAETVALATANAQGRFRDVVAVAVIGGMMGPDGLPTGADVVGPCGRCRQVMNEAAQMAGRDLPVFCSSGDGRKIERHMLSALLPHAFGPKDLGLA; translated from the coding sequence ATGGAAGACGCCGCCGTCGGCGTGCTGGTGGAAGCGGCGCGCGAGGCGGCACGGCACGCGCACGCGCCCTATTCAAAGTTCGCAGTGGGCGCGGCGCTGCTGATGACCGACGGCAGCGTCGTCACCGGCACCAATTTCGAGAATGCCAGCTATGGCCTGTCACTCTGCGCGGAGACGGTGGCGCTGGCGACCGCCAATGCGCAGGGCCGATTTCGCGACGTGGTGGCAGTGGCGGTAATCGGCGGGATGATGGGGCCGGACGGGCTGCCGACCGGCGCCGACGTGGTCGGCCCATGCGGGCGCTGCCGGCAGGTGATGAACGAGGCGGCGCAGATGGCGGGGCGCGATCTGCCGGTCTTCTGCTCGTCAGGCGACGGGCGCAAGATCGAGCGGCATATGCTGTCGGCGCTGCTCCCGCACGCCTTCGGACCAAAGGATCTGGGGCTGGCGTAA
- a CDS encoding replicative DNA helicase yields MLQPVPSSPAMPASDTPALPQNIEAEAALLGAMMIDNRLCEDVQIKLREEHFFEPLHGRIYTQILRLVDRNMIANPVTLRPLFDSDEAMKELGGPAYLAQLTGSGAALIGARDFATQIYDLALLRALVGVGRGMVESAMDTSDEVDPKTQIEQAEVALYKVAEEGGEQGSTKSFLQAATEAVKNAERALNSGGHVSGITTGLDSLNAKMGGLHRSDLIILAGRPGMGKTSLATNIAFNAAQRMMRERGDDVPENKRLGAGCAFFSLEMSADQLATRILAESSGISGESLRMGKISQQDFRNLARAAAELEQLPLYIDDTPGLTIAALRTRARRLKRQRGIDLIIVDYLQLLSGGGKGGEANRVQEISEISRGLKQLAKELHVPVIALSQLSRQVEARENKRPILSDLRESGSIEQDADLVLFVYREEYYVHFQKPKEASLESGDSAADVAAFEDWQMKMSRVHGVAEVVVAKSRHGSTGTIPVKFDAKITRFSDLADSNYVVPDYE; encoded by the coding sequence ATGCTTCAACCGGTCCCTTCGTCGCCCGCAATGCCGGCGTCCGACACCCCTGCGCTTCCCCAGAACATCGAGGCGGAGGCCGCGCTGCTGGGCGCCATGATGATCGACAATCGCCTGTGCGAGGACGTGCAGATCAAGCTGCGCGAGGAACATTTCTTCGAGCCCCTGCACGGCCGGATCTACACGCAGATCCTGCGGCTGGTCGATCGCAACATGATCGCCAATCCCGTCACGCTGCGCCCGCTGTTCGACAGCGACGAGGCGATGAAGGAGCTGGGTGGCCCGGCCTATCTGGCGCAGCTCACTGGCTCCGGCGCGGCCCTGATCGGCGCGCGGGACTTCGCGACGCAGATCTACGATCTCGCGCTCCTGCGGGCGTTGGTCGGCGTCGGGCGCGGCATGGTCGAAAGCGCGATGGACACCTCCGATGAGGTCGATCCCAAGACGCAGATCGAGCAGGCCGAGGTCGCGCTTTACAAGGTGGCCGAAGAGGGCGGCGAACAGGGATCGACCAAGTCCTTCCTCCAGGCCGCCACCGAGGCGGTGAAGAATGCCGAGCGCGCGCTCAATTCGGGCGGCCATGTCTCGGGCATCACGACGGGTCTCGACAGTCTCAACGCCAAGATGGGCGGCCTGCACCGCTCCGATCTCATCATCCTCGCCGGGCGTCCCGGCATGGGCAAGACCTCGCTCGCCACCAACATCGCCTTCAACGCTGCGCAGAGGATGATGCGCGAGCGGGGCGACGATGTGCCGGAGAACAAGCGCCTCGGTGCCGGCTGCGCCTTCTTCAGCCTCGAAATGTCGGCCGACCAGCTGGCGACCCGTATCCTCGCGGAAAGCTCCGGAATCAGCGGCGAATCGCTGCGCATGGGCAAGATCAGCCAGCAGGATTTCCGTAACCTCGCCCGCGCGGCCGCCGAGCTGGAGCAGCTGCCTCTCTATATCGACGACACGCCGGGCCTCACCATTGCTGCGCTGCGCACCCGCGCACGGCGTTTGAAGCGCCAGCGCGGGATCGACCTGATCATCGTCGATTATCTCCAGCTGCTCTCCGGTGGCGGCAAGGGCGGCGAGGCCAATCGCGTGCAGGAAATCTCGGAGATTTCACGCGGCCTGAAGCAACTCGCCAAGGAACTGCACGTGCCCGTGATCGCGCTTTCGCAGCTGTCGCGTCAGGTCGAAGCGCGCGAGAACAAGCGGCCGATCCTCTCCGACCTTCGCGAATCGGGTTCGATCGAGCAGGACGCCGATCTCGTGCTGTTCGTCTATCGCGAGGAATATTACGTCCACTTCCAGAAGCCCAAGGAGGCCTCGCTGGAATCGGGGGACAGCGCGGCGGACGTCGCCGCCTTCGAGGATTGGCAGATGAAGATGAGCCGCGTTCACGGCGTCGCGGAAGTGGTGGTCGCCAAATCCCGTCACGGCTCCACGGGCACGATCCCGGTGAAGTTCGATGCCAAGATCACGCGCTTCTCGGATCTGGCGGATTCGAACTACGTGGTGCCCGATTACGAATAG